The DNA region CTCTGCCCCGTCTCAACAAGTCCACTGACAACGTCCCGTTTCATCACAATCATTCCACTAGCAGCCGAGCCAGGGatcctctctgtttgttttggagatgaaggcaatctttctggacatttccgaGTTGTAGATCCGCTTGCACTTCTCAAAGTTCTTCCGCTGCCGCTCTCGGCAGGGCTTCTCGAAGTAACGCTTGCGCTTCACTGTATCAATAATCCCATCCTGAGTCAGGAACCTGGAGTAtgcagagaagagaaaagatgaCACTCGAGGTTGCATTTAAGACACTCAGTTCAACGGGAGAATGGAAATAGAAATACAAGTGACACTAGTGGACCCCttacaactgaaaataaaaaacaagagaatAGTGCAGCAGAAAACACTTATGACATAAGGTGTTAATATGGCACATGGATTTCTTAATGATTAACCTCGAAGACAactaaacacacaaatgcattgCCATACAGTTGAAATGAAGATTCAGACCCCTGAAATATTGATTCAAGAATATTTCTTTAGTTTAAACACATTATAATCAAAGCCAGGAACGCACTGCAACTGCTTACATTTCCCAATACTTTGCAATccctgtaaattattttttattttacatatacattatattatattatattataaattttaaaaattacctgGGTATGGATCTTGAATGAATTACACACTACAGCAGACAATCAGTggatacagtgtgtgtgtaagaaattaataaataataataataaataataataataataacagcaatacAGTAGGGCAAGCAATGACCTGTTTTGCAATGTTAAGAATTAGTTTTGTGAATTCCTGAACCTGCatcaaaaaatactttgaagAAATTTAATAACATCTTTTGAGATGTTTTCTGAATTACTGACaagcaaaaaatatgtatatataataatctTCTCAGCTGAGGAAATATTTATCATGATGTCACAAATGTCACTGTCATCTCAAAGTGACTTAAAGTTTGAAacaatttaacaataaaatgactCCATTACAATGTTGGTCACATTTATGGATCTCCAAAGTGtccaatataaaataaataaagaattctGAATAATTTTAAGACGCTCCTcttattttcagagtttttatgccataataaaataagaacagatatttaactttttaaataaaatgtctataatatattttgaaataaattgtcTATAATGATGCAAAGTGATTTCCAATAAAGTCACGACAATGAGTTGAGCTTTCATAATTTCTTCAAATACTCATTTCATAATGcctgtttttgattatttttttatttatcaatggACTTTTGCGTTTCCATACGCAGACTGGAAGGCAAACCTAGGTTTCAGTTGAAACTTGTTAATCTTAGTCGAAGGTGGTTAAAATCCTGCACCTGTTGTAATGAATCTGCAGTTTATGTGAACATTATCTGGCTTCATGTGAGCTCTATTAGAAATAAAACCGaataaaacacatcagctgCTAACACTAAATGCTTAACATCGTTAGAAACATTGATTATGTTACCGGTGACTTCAAACCCCTTTATTGTggtgttaaaattattttatctaCGTCTAAATATATCAAACGAAATacctaaaatcattaaaacattaaagttaaTGGTTAGCCTCTAGCTAACAGTGACCCCACTGCGCAGCCGCAGCTCTGTGACATTGAGCGGAAGGCTAACGCGAactaagctaacgttagcttatcGTTCCCTCGAGAACAGCGACTTTTATGATGAATTTAATCTTAAAAACAAGAGTTTCACCTGGTTAAAGTCTTGTACGCCGTGTCAACGTCGCCGTTTTGGACCATCACTGTCCGCGCAATGAAGCGAAGGTGCCTCGACATGATGAGACCGGTGTCAATTCAAATGCCAACCGGATGGAAACATACATCTGCAAAAGGTTCCGGGATCAGGAAAACTCATAAATCAACGCTAGGTGACGCTTTAATCATTCTGGTGAAAAACTTAAATTGCTTGTATGAGTCTACCTTGTTATTTTATGGAATAATTTTTATGGaataatttttcatatttgttataacatttatcttatttttttcaatactacCAGgatgtagtttttgttttttatgaagtctacaaatcacattaaaaaatagccGTATTTTAGAAatggtgaaatgtaactaagtatatttaccCAAGGACTGCACTTAACAACAATTTCGAGGTACTTTactaaagtattttattttattttattttattttattttattttattttattatttcattttttcagctttattctTCTACTCCATGACATTTCAGATGccaaaattgtactttttacttcattacatttattttacaacattagTTGTAACTTACTTTACAGCTTACTTTGTGGTTTCAGATTATTGATAGCCAACCAATATAATCAACAACTAAATTACGATGTCTTTTGTGGATAAAGACAAAAGTTTATTTAAGTTTGGGGAAAATAGCTACAGAGTAGAATGTATAGTAAGTACCAGCTGTAAAATTAGAGTGATTTTCACATAAATTCATTAATAATTGAAACTGAACAATATAGTAGCCTATAACATTCCAAAATGGGCCATTCTTCATAATGAgttatttcactttttgtcCTTTGAGTATAATTCGATGCTAATATTTTGGACTTTAACCTatgtaagattttgaatgcagggcttttacttgtaacaaagGATTTCTACAGTGTTTAAACTACTAGAAGGCTACttttaagtttacttttaaaataaaaatatctaaatactCCTTCCACCAATGCATTTTAGTCATCCCTGCAAAATTGAATATAGGCCTGAATAAAGAAGGCATATAGCTATTTATGACAGCAAACGCTTAAATTGATTCTCCtaaatgaatgtgtgaacatgtgaataaacagaaaaacaaacaaaccactaaAACCCAACAGCAGATGTTATAGTTATTATAAAGGGAGGGAGATTGCTTTCAGGGGAAACACTGATTAATGAAACTACATCCGTTGCCATAGCAACAGGTACAGCAGTGTCCAGTGTTATCCTTTCATCAGGGTcattctcctcttcttcttgttCTCATCTGTGAGCTGCTGTTGTCCTCAGTCCGAGGTCAGCCAGCGGTGAATGCTGGCCTGGATGGTAGGtctaatttgcatttaaaagtgcttttataGGTAACAATATACAGCTATATTTAGCTAAATGATTTGAAAACTGGTATACTGTGCTAGTTGCAGTCACCAATAATTAACCCCTCCTGTGCTTATTGTTTGTGACATTGCCAGAATACACGTTGAAGAAGGGCGTCTTGCCTAAATCGTCCGCGTGccaataataaaaagttaaactgTAGTGCTATCCTAGTCTTTACTTCTGTATAAATCGCCCAGTGAGGTTAATCCCCATGTTAGTGTGTAACTCTATAGGGTACAGTAGCTGCATGGTGCCACAGGGAGGAATGCTTGAGACAACTAGCACAGATAACATCATGACTCCTTTTGTTGGGTGAATGCGCTGCATCATGTTTCCAGAAGCACCCCTTCTGCTCCAGACCTGATGAAATATTCTTGGCAGTGTGCAAGTGCATGtaagggacaaaaaaagaacagaaagtgAGTCTTTAACATAAAGAAAATTAGGTTGTACGTAAAGAGGCTCTGCCGCTAAATTTTAGTCCACTTGGGGTGCTATTATCAAACACATCTCCATTATCCCAATTATTCTGATTTAGTTCACTTTAATCTGTTTATTTAGATGAATTTATACTTATACTCGAAGGCAGCATTGCACTCAgtataaatgcatttattgaattaaaacactgaaataaaaaattggaATTTTCACATTGCACATCCTGTTGCTATAGCAACCCTTATTGACAGAGTTCCATTGCAGTTAAATTTTAACAGTTACGTGTACACGAATAAGTCGTTCATGAGGCGTATCCTTGTTATGATCATATCCCagatatggtgtttacatgagccCGGGTTACTCATAATCCCTATACAttccagttttttgtttgtttgttttttttagcactcCAGCTAGCATATTTGGGTTTCTCGTAAATGGAATACGGTGTTTAACCTATGTGCTCAAACAAATAATCGGGATATTAAAAAAACCTGATCATAAATGGGTCATTTGTGTCCATGTAAGCACACTCACAGTAACATCCACCATGATGTCAGCTATGACTATagactttatatacagtctgtggttatGACCAATGGTTATGgcacacatttatctttatgtatATCCCATGATAGTACACTTAAGtgatttatgccctttgcttttcatacatCCCTGTGACAGTCATTTCTCCATACTCAAGGACATTAATTTGGTTTACATCTTACAGGAACATCAATGGACATACCGACTAGAcatcacaagctggtatgaccagctaaaccatcaaaaattatgtgaaaacatACCTTAAACTGGTCAACCGGCTTAACCATTTTAAACTGgtcaagctattttttttaagcaggaCTGGTGCTCGATTGCATATTGCTGTTTGTGACTGGTTTGTAATTGGAGGTGTATCAGTTTATTGCTAACCATGGagcatgacagctcccccaaagcaTAACTTTCCAATCTccatcgccccctggtgtctgagtGCAGAATAGATCATAAAGCCCACCCCTACATGTTAGTGAAAGgaacatgggccaaactaaaaacatgCCCCCACCCCTGTCCAGTTCAGATAAGGACAGGATGAGATGTGTTGGGTAAATAAAACTGATAGCCTATGTGCTATTTGTTTATAATGTGTGTATCCTCCCTCTTAAATTTGGATACAGATTGCACCTTCCTGGGTGGTTGCCTCCAGCTGTAAGTCTTATCTATTTGTTGTTTCATTACCAGCTTTACATCCCCCCACCCACTGTGGCGGTGAGAACATCAACCCTGGTATCTGATTTCACACTCAGATTGTGGAAAACTTAACCCATTaatccatttttcatttttattgctcatttatAAAGGCCACCTATCACTTATTTTCTGCACTTCTTGTCAAATAATTGCGCCTaaccaaaatgagaaaaaaaaaacaaaaaacaattaacacttAATATCCGAGCACCAACTTCAAAGGACTTACTGGAAGTGCATTTTCCAGCTCCTGTCCAAATCTTTCACCATGCTGACAGAGGTGGAGGGTGGAGGGTACAGTCAGAATCAGGAGGGAAAGTCCCTCCCTGTCCCCGGCCTCTGCATTGGCTGGAGCAGCATCAGATCCAGGCGCGCTGTCAGCCAATCAATGGAGGCGCAGATGCAGGCAGCGGAGACGGCTCTGCAGACCGGGTAACGGAGggggacagacaggcagacagacagacagcgtACTGCGGAGCCTGCACTCAGAGTCGGCTTTTGATCTGCGAAAATCATGGAAGTGGAGAAGAAAGTAGCAGATTTCTcaggaaaatggaaaatgaagtCTTCGGACAATTTTGAGGAACTTTTGAAAGCGCTGGGTGAGTAATGCATTTGGAGTATTTTATGTGCATGcatagattaaccctttgaaacctgagcaaattggtttgacctctttcaaaaacatggacatggcctaaaaattagcaggaaattaataaaacaaacaaacaacagcaacaaaaaactctaagcaaaaatatatattaaaaaatcagcaaaaagaaaagaaaagtgaaaaacaaaaacaaacaagaaaaattgcccaaaatttATAGTTACAGCAGTCATATAATGTAACACGTTTTCCCCCagaatttttatttctaatttcttgcaatttgcaggtaatttcttgccaagttgctcattgccttttccttcATGtatgcaagaaatcaaaccaatttgctcagactaaaagctttaaatagtttatgaaaggcatctcaacacagcacaagaaaactgatgtcgttccaggtttcaagcAGTTAATTAcctatttaatttgtttgtatataaGTTGTTTATCCCTCCAAAAAAGTTTGGCAACACAAAACAGGg from Plectropomus leopardus isolate mb chromosome 18, YSFRI_Pleo_2.0, whole genome shotgun sequence includes:
- the mrps21 gene encoding 28S ribosomal protein S21, mitochondrial, producing MSRHLRFIARTVMVQNGDVDTAYKTLTRFLTQDGIIDTVKRKRYFEKPCRERQRKNFEKCKRIYNSEMSRKIAFISKTNREDPWLGC